Proteins from a genomic interval of Neoarius graeffei isolate fNeoGra1 chromosome 24, fNeoGra1.pri, whole genome shotgun sequence:
- the LOC132872811 gene encoding uncharacterized protein LOC132872811 — MDLIIKDLNGEMQVVNVLPSTTIGELKHQIATLFGARASRLRLSDSSGQILDELQKTVSEYGLSSGSTLILLISMTPVPFQVFVKNVNGQTKTYNITDDETVDQLMAKVSRKEAVRVDQQRLTYNGKQLKCGRKLEDYNIVSGSTIDMTLRLRGG, encoded by the coding sequence ATGGATCTCATCATCAAAGACCTAAATGGAGAAATGCAGGTTGTGAATGTGTTGCCAAGTACCACCATTGGTGAACTCAAGCATCAAATTGCCACTCTCTTTGGGGCAAGAGCCTCACGCCTGAGGCTTTCAGACAGTAGTGGTCAGATCCTGGACGAGCTTCAGAAGACAGTGAGTGAGTACGGTCTGAGCTCAGGATCCACTCTGATCCTACTGATCTCCATGACCCCCGTGCCGTTTCAGGTTTTCGTGAAGAATGTGAATggacagacaaaaacatacaacaTCACGGATGATGAGACCGTTGATCAGCTGATGGCAAAGGTCTCCCGGAAAGAAGCAGTACGAGTGGACCAGCAGCGGCTGACCTACAATGGAAAACAGCTCAAGTGTGGCAGGAAGCTGGAGGATTACAACATTGTTTCTGGAAGCACCATTGACATGACCCTCCGTCTGCGTGGAGGCTGA
- the LOC132872807 gene encoding uncharacterized protein LOC132872807 gives MELSIKVLSGDTWTIFVKPNNTIGELKQQIGRLFKARPSRLKLSITNGQILRLDHDQKTVSDYGLSSGCTVMLLISTTPVPFQVFVKNENRQTKTYDITDDETVDQLMAKIRQKEGTPVDQQRLIYRSRQFDSGRKLQDYNIVSGSTIHMTLRLRGS, from the coding sequence ATGGAGCTCAGCATTAAAGTCCTGAGTGGAGACACGTGGACCATCTTTGTGAAGCCAAATAACACTATTGGCGAACTCAAGCAACAAATTGGCCGACTCTTTAAAGCAAGACCTTCACGGCTGAAGCTTTCCATCACCAATGGACAAATCTTGCGGCTAGACCATGATCAGAAGACGGTGAGCGATTACGGGCTGAGTTCAGGATGCACCGTGATGCTGCTGATCTCCACGACCCCCGTGCCCTTTCAGGTGTTCGTGAAGAACGAGAACAGACAGACAAAAACATACGACATCACTGATGATGAGACtgttgatcagttgatggcaaagATCCGCCAGAAAGAAGGAACACCAGTAGACCAGCAGCGGCTGATCTACAGAAGCCGACAGTTCGACTCTGGCAGGAAGCTGCAGGATTACAACATTGTTTCTGGAAGCACTATTCACATGACCCTCCGTCTGCGTGGAAGCTGA
- the LOC132872812 gene encoding polyubiquitin-B-like: MELIIKDLNGEMQVVNVLPNTTIGELKQQIATLFGATASRLRLSDSSGQILDEVQKTVSEYGLRSGSTLILLISTTPVPFQVFVKNEKGQTKTYNITDDETVDQLMAEICQIEGVPVDQQRLIYNGQQLNSGRKLKDYKVVSGSTIYMTLRLRGG, translated from the coding sequence ATGGAACTCATCATCAAAGACCTAAATGGAGAAATGCAGGTCGTGAATGTGTTGCCAAATACCACCATTGGTGAACTCAAGCAACAAATTGCCACTCTCTTTGGGGCAACAGCCTCACGCCTGAGGCTTTCAGACAGCAGTGGTCAGATCCTGGACGAGGTTCAGAAGACAGTGAGTGAGTACGGTCTGAGATCAGGATCCACTCTGATCCTACTGATCTCCACGACCCCCGTGCCATTTCAGGTTTTCGTGAAGAATGAGAAGggacagacaaaaacatacaacaTCACAGATGATGAGACCGTTGATCAGCTGATGGCAGAGATCTGCCAGATAGAAGGAGTACCAGTGGACCAGCAGCGGCTGATCTACAATGGCCAACAGCTCAACTCTGGCAGGAAGCTGAAGGATTACAAGGTTGTTTCTGGAAGCACCATTTATATGACCCTCCGTCTGCGTGGAGGCTGA